In Reichenbachiella agarivorans, one genomic interval encodes:
- a CDS encoding GH3 auxin-responsive promoter family protein, with the protein MKKRMHQIELFMKYPHEVQDELLIKLLHTAKKTEFGLNYDFKNIKNVEQYRAAVPVRTYESLYPYIERRMKGEQNLLWPTDVKWFAKSSGTTNARSKFIPVSNEALEECHFKGGKDLISIYVNNYPDSKMFSGKGLAIGGSHQVNEMDPKANSYYGDVSAVIMKNLPLWAQLIRTPSLDVALMDNWEEKIEKMAQSTLNENVTSISGVPTWTILLLQRLMEMKGVKDMTEIWPNLEVFFHGAVSFTPYRQLFKQLIPSTGMRYVETYNASEGFFGIQDQKDSDELLLMLDYGIYYEFIPHKEIQEENPRALGLNEVKTGEIYAMLITTNSGLWRYSIGDTIKFTSLNPYRIKIAGRTKHFINAFGEELVVENAETAITKACKETDALIDNFTAAPIHFTDKSEGGHEWVIEFKKEPNDLSKFTQILDETLRLVNSDYDAKRYKDMALKMPIVHMATCGTFYQWMKNRGKLGGQNKVPRLANTREYIDDILDIMKK; encoded by the coding sequence ATGAAAAAGCGGATGCACCAAATCGAGCTTTTCATGAAATACCCTCACGAAGTTCAAGATGAGCTTCTGATCAAACTATTGCATACAGCCAAAAAAACAGAATTTGGTCTCAACTACGATTTTAAAAACATCAAGAATGTCGAGCAGTACCGCGCCGCTGTACCTGTCCGAACATATGAAAGCCTCTACCCATACATAGAACGTAGGATGAAAGGAGAGCAAAATCTGCTCTGGCCCACGGACGTCAAATGGTTTGCCAAGTCATCAGGTACCACCAATGCACGCAGCAAATTCATCCCAGTATCAAACGAAGCTTTGGAAGAGTGCCATTTCAAAGGAGGGAAGGATTTAATTTCTATCTATGTCAACAATTATCCTGACAGTAAAATGTTTTCAGGAAAGGGTTTGGCAATCGGAGGGAGCCACCAAGTGAACGAAATGGATCCCAAAGCAAACTCCTACTATGGAGATGTCTCGGCAGTGATAATGAAAAATTTACCTCTCTGGGCTCAACTCATTAGGACTCCTTCGCTAGATGTCGCTCTGATGGACAATTGGGAAGAAAAGATCGAAAAAATGGCACAGTCCACCCTCAATGAAAATGTAACCAGTATTTCTGGTGTGCCGACGTGGACCATTCTGCTCTTGCAGCGGCTTATGGAAATGAAAGGAGTCAAAGACATGACCGAAATCTGGCCCAACCTTGAGGTATTCTTTCATGGAGCGGTTTCTTTTACTCCCTACAGGCAATTATTCAAGCAACTCATACCGTCAACTGGTATGCGCTATGTGGAGACCTACAATGCTTCTGAAGGATTTTTTGGGATACAAGATCAAAAAGATTCTGACGAGTTGTTATTGATGCTTGACTATGGTATTTACTATGAATTCATTCCACACAAAGAGATTCAAGAAGAAAATCCAAGGGCCTTAGGTCTGAATGAAGTCAAAACTGGAGAAATCTACGCTATGTTGATCACGACCAATTCAGGATTGTGGCGATATAGCATCGGAGATACCATCAAATTCACTTCACTTAATCCATACCGAATCAAGATCGCAGGGAGAACCAAACATTTTATCAATGCCTTTGGCGAGGAATTGGTTGTTGAAAATGCCGAAACAGCCATCACCAAAGCATGCAAAGAGACGGATGCACTCATTGATAACTTCACTGCAGCACCGATACACTTCACTGACAAAAGCGAAGGTGGTCATGAATGGGTCATCGAATTCAAAAAAGAACCAAATGACCTCTCAAAATTTACCCAAATACTAGACGAAACACTCCGTTTGGTCAATTCTGACTATGATGCAAAGAGATACAAAGACATGGCACTCAAGATGCCTATCGTGCACATGGCTACCTGTGGGACATTCTATCAATGGATGAAAAACAGAGGAAAACTAGGTGGACAAAACAAAGTCCCTCGTCTGGCCAACACCAGAGAATACATTGATGATATTCTGGACATTATGAAAAAATAG
- a CDS encoding class I SAM-dependent methyltransferase — protein sequence MTNFNSIVSFYDTLARLVFADRINYAKRSFIGEILPWSRVLILGGGTGRILEYLAETDSELEITYVELSDQMMRSARQRKLGNHRVDFVLEDYFKFQTEELYDVVICDFFLDLFEDEMLNNVIQRIRQHLTPQGKLVVSDFQIVDESIWQRMLSALMHWYFRFLAQLDSRRLLDIDLKLTLSGFVREQKMTFYRGFIFSALYRVGKE from the coding sequence TTGACTAATTTCAATTCCATAGTTTCTTTTTATGATACATTGGCGCGTTTGGTTTTTGCGGATCGAATCAACTATGCTAAAAGGTCTTTTATCGGAGAAATCCTCCCTTGGAGTCGTGTGTTGATACTTGGAGGAGGAACTGGGCGGATTTTAGAATATCTGGCTGAGACAGATTCTGAATTGGAGATTACTTATGTGGAGCTATCTGATCAAATGATGAGATCTGCTCGACAAAGAAAATTGGGTAACCATCGAGTTGATTTTGTCTTGGAGGATTATTTCAAGTTTCAAACGGAGGAATTGTATGATGTTGTGATATGTGACTTTTTTTTGGATCTCTTTGAAGACGAAATGCTTAATAATGTCATTCAGCGAATTCGTCAACATCTGACACCACAGGGCAAATTGGTTGTTTCAGATTTTCAAATTGTAGATGAGAGCATTTGGCAGCGTATGCTGTCTGCTTTGATGCATTGGTATTTCAGGTTCCTAGCACAATTAGACAGTAGACGACTCCTCGATATTGATTTGAAACTCACACTATCTGGATTTGTGCGAGAGCAAAAAATGACATTTTATCGAGGATTTATTTTCTCAGCATTGTACCGTGTGGGTAAAGAATAG
- a CDS encoding UbiA family prenyltransferase: MTGHWIKRTFQVVTWLSLDIALSAAVLSNAVAVLFEVELPWAVSAALFLCVWMIYTLDHLLDAKKLNQTPTMPRHAFHYRFATRIFIALLIVALFSLGLVFFLPAITLVYGIVVAGLVGLYILLTWWLKIFIAKEFLISILYAVGVFIGPFSCGLVLSEASWLVFFEIMFLAVINLMLFSMYEQEKDRIDGFSSWATIFGQSRLRQMLRTSFVGMLVLLGMSLAVSLDPMWLVFQCVVLVMIGVLFLLYLRRNLFYHNEYYRWVGDMIFFFPSVVFLF, from the coding sequence ATGACAGGACATTGGATCAAAAGAACATTTCAGGTTGTCACTTGGCTCTCACTGGACATAGCCTTGAGTGCAGCTGTATTGTCCAACGCAGTAGCCGTTTTGTTTGAGGTAGAATTGCCCTGGGCGGTATCTGCTGCTTTGTTTTTGTGTGTTTGGATGATTTACACTTTAGACCATCTGCTGGATGCAAAAAAATTGAATCAAACACCTACTATGCCACGGCATGCATTTCATTATCGTTTTGCCACGAGGATTTTTATAGCACTACTGATTGTGGCTTTGTTTAGTCTAGGTTTGGTATTTTTCCTACCTGCAATCACATTGGTGTATGGTATAGTAGTGGCAGGGTTGGTTGGTCTTTACATATTGTTGACCTGGTGGCTCAAAATTTTTATAGCCAAGGAGTTCCTGATTTCTATTTTGTATGCAGTAGGTGTTTTCATTGGTCCATTTTCGTGCGGGTTGGTGCTGAGTGAGGCCTCTTGGTTGGTGTTTTTTGAAATTATGTTTCTAGCCGTGATCAACCTGATGCTGTTCTCGATGTATGAACAGGAAAAGGATCGAATCGATGGTTTCAGCTCTTGGGCGACTATCTTTGGGCAATCTCGCCTGAGACAGATGCTTAGAACCAGTTTTGTTGGCATGCTTGTATTGTTGGGAATGAGTCTTGCGGTCTCTTTGGATCCCATGTGGTTGGTTTTTCAATGTGTGGTACTGGTGATGATAGGAGTTTTGTTTTTGTTATACCTGCGAAGAAATTTGTTTTACCACAATGAATATTATCGCTGGGTAGGGGATATGATTTTCTTTTTTCCTTCGGTCGTGTTTCTGTTTTGA
- a CDS encoding tetratricopeptide repeat protein: MGVIVVLLALSGIGSTGLFGLDSEFIVGGVSVLIIALAYYFHDININRSYIVRLGCFVLLFCVLSFLITYFSTADIPLLAMAQNVYWIGMILGIIFTFLVGHEVVYGILVLTTQGNKSNNSNGNGLHFLIFSLIYLLNVALVYMRSAKYVDWDIYYINPYLLLSASAILGIRGLKGREDLYRNTLSFKNTLVIYMALGFICFSSILHFSISGNDSAMEVMEDAIIFGHIGFGAMFFIYVMINFVTLLLKGLPIYKIAFKEDNFPYATSKLAGMIVVAAFFFAADYVPLNQAISGYYNQLGDMNLSLGKESVAKENYRRGAISGNVLAQSNHNHKSNYMYALLLEDYNQQAIWLHHATQRHPSEQAFVGLGMAYERANRFFEAVFAYQDGIRTFPESWALKNNLALLYQQINESDSAVYYLQNHGNANSWQSSVMQSNALALAVANGKEVDETGLNMDRIDVQTNLLARRVLYGKANVEHEPLDKIEIRLNLFSYSYLRNLGLSNIQTGERQYLDNIDLFLQHPDNDAYSYELSLIKAMNLYTQGMVADAFVVMNHLAESNSDQASFLKMILGKWSMELESPLLAAQYFEIAHEYGYPLSMIDLVQAYAQIGKGETAQYLLSQEIEKLDITKSTVLKQMSQLEQSIAQNENPWSKNQYSFDHENKLLRQAQELQSDTSQLSPLYLRLGEMNPFYEQGVIAAATYFDQEVDNPDQAYGILVDAIEVNEYSAPLIMAYIDQCLKMGLTSYAESSVIRLIDILDESSYQAYEVLFEQKRKRAEESFQSW; this comes from the coding sequence ATGGGCGTTATTGTTGTATTGCTGGCCTTGAGTGGCATAGGTTCAACTGGTTTGTTTGGGTTGGATAGTGAGTTTATTGTAGGTGGGGTCAGTGTTTTAATTATTGCATTGGCTTATTATTTTCATGACATTAATATTAACAGAAGCTATATTGTCAGGTTGGGATGTTTTGTGTTGTTATTTTGTGTTCTTTCCTTTCTTATCACTTACTTCTCAACTGCTGATATACCTCTCCTCGCAATGGCTCAGAACGTCTATTGGATAGGAATGATTTTGGGCATCATATTTACATTTTTGGTTGGGCATGAAGTGGTTTATGGTATTTTGGTTCTTACTACACAAGGGAATAAAAGCAATAACTCTAATGGAAATGGCCTTCACTTTTTGATTTTTTCTTTGATTTATCTACTAAATGTTGCGCTTGTCTACATGCGGAGTGCTAAATATGTGGATTGGGATATTTACTACATCAACCCTTATTTATTGCTCTCAGCATCAGCGATTCTCGGTATTCGGGGACTGAAAGGAAGAGAGGATTTGTATAGAAACACACTTTCTTTTAAGAATACATTGGTGATCTACATGGCTCTAGGCTTTATTTGTTTTTCATCAATTTTGCACTTTTCTATTTCAGGGAATGACTCTGCAATGGAAGTGATGGAGGATGCTATTATTTTCGGCCATATAGGTTTCGGAGCGATGTTTTTCATCTATGTAATGATCAACTTCGTTACTTTGTTGCTTAAAGGATTGCCTATATACAAGATTGCTTTCAAGGAAGATAACTTTCCTTATGCCACTTCTAAATTGGCTGGAATGATTGTAGTTGCTGCCTTTTTCTTTGCTGCAGACTATGTACCCTTAAACCAAGCTATATCGGGTTATTACAATCAGTTGGGGGACATGAATTTGTCCTTGGGCAAGGAATCAGTTGCCAAAGAGAATTACCGTAGAGGTGCTATATCAGGGAATGTTTTGGCGCAATCCAACCACAATCATAAGTCCAACTATATGTATGCTCTCCTATTGGAGGACTATAATCAACAGGCCATCTGGTTGCATCATGCTACGCAACGTCATCCTAGTGAGCAAGCTTTTGTAGGTTTGGGTATGGCTTATGAGCGTGCAAATAGATTCTTTGAAGCAGTCTTTGCATACCAAGACGGGATCAGAACTTTTCCTGAAAGTTGGGCATTGAAAAATAACCTGGCGTTGCTCTACCAGCAGATCAATGAATCTGATTCAGCAGTATATTATCTCCAAAACCATGGCAATGCGAATAGTTGGCAATCTTCAGTCATGCAGTCGAATGCATTGGCTTTGGCGGTTGCTAATGGTAAGGAGGTAGACGAAACGGGGCTAAATATGGATCGAATCGATGTGCAAACCAACCTGCTTGCTAGACGGGTGTTGTATGGGAAAGCAAATGTAGAGCATGAGCCACTCGATAAGATAGAAATTCGACTCAACTTGTTTTCTTACAGTTATTTGAGAAACCTAGGATTGTCCAATATTCAAACTGGTGAGCGTCAATATTTGGATAACATCGATTTGTTTTTGCAGCATCCTGACAATGATGCTTATAGCTACGAACTGTCTTTGATCAAGGCAATGAATCTGTATACACAAGGTATGGTAGCAGATGCATTTGTTGTGATGAACCACTTGGCTGAAAGTAATTCTGACCAAGCTTCTTTTTTGAAAATGATTCTTGGCAAGTGGAGTATGGAACTTGAATCTCCATTGTTGGCTGCCCAGTATTTTGAAATAGCTCATGAGTATGGTTATCCTCTATCCATGATTGATTTGGTGCAGGCTTATGCCCAAATTGGGAAGGGCGAGACTGCCCAATATTTGTTGTCTCAAGAGATCGAAAAATTGGATATAACAAAATCTACAGTCCTGAAACAAATGTCGCAATTAGAGCAATCAATTGCTCAAAATGAAAATCCTTGGTCAAAAAATCAATACTCTTTTGATCATGAAAATAAGTTGTTGCGTCAGGCACAAGAACTCCAATCTGATACTAGTCAGCTGTCTCCATTGTATTTGAGATTAGGAGAGATGAATCCGTTTTATGAGCAGGGTGTGATAGCTGCTGCAACCTATTTTGATCAGGAAGTCGATAATCCTGATCAGGCATATGGGATATTGGTAGATGCCATTGAGGTCAACGAATATTCAGCACCTTTGATTATGGCCTACATCGATCAGTGCTTGAAGATGGGTTTGACGAGCTATGCTGAATCTTCTGTGATTAGGTTGATAGATATACTAGATGAGTCGTCCTATCAGGCGTATGAGGTCTTGTTTGAGCAAAAAAGAAAAAGGGCGGAAGAATCATTTCAGTCCTGGTAA
- the gatC gene encoding Asp-tRNA(Asn)/Glu-tRNA(Gln) amidotransferase subunit GatC codes for MAVEINTVKKLANLAKLDLTHDQELKMSKDLGDILDWVEQLSEVETSDVLPLGNVNEDSVPLRRDVASNYFSEKEALLNAPKSDDAYFIVPKVLS; via the coding sequence ATGGCGGTAGAAATTAACACAGTAAAAAAGTTGGCCAATTTGGCTAAGCTTGATTTGACTCATGATCAAGAGCTCAAAATGAGTAAGGATTTAGGTGATATTTTAGATTGGGTAGAACAATTGTCTGAGGTTGAAACTAGCGATGTTTTACCCTTGGGTAATGTCAATGAGGATTCTGTTCCACTGCGTCGAGATGTTGCCTCTAATTATTTCTCTGAAAAGGAAGCTCTTCTTAATGCGCCTAAGTCGGACGATGCTTATTTCATAGTGCCAAAAGTTCTAAGCTAA
- the atpA gene encoding F0F1 ATP synthase subunit alpha gives MADVRPDEVSAILREQLSNFRTEAELEEIGTVLQIGDGVARIYGLTKAQSGELLEFENGLKAMVLNLEEDNVGAVLLGESSAVKEGDTVKRTKRIASIQAGDGLCGRVVDTLGNPIDGKGPIAGELFEMPLERRAPGVIYRQPVNEPLQTGITSIDSMIPIGRGQRELIIGDRQTGKTAVAIDTIINQKEFYENGAPVFCIYVAIGQKASTVAGIVSALEKAGAMAYTVVVSASASDPAPMQFFAPFTGAAIGEYFRDTGRPALVVYDDLSKQAVAYREVSLLLRRPPGREAYPGDVFYLHSRLLERAAKINNNDNIAQEMNDLPESLKGKVKGGGSLTALPIIETAAGDVSAYIPTNVISITDGQIFLETNLFNSGIRPAINVGISVSRVGGSAQIKSMKKVAGTLKLDQAQFRELEAFAKFGSDLDAATRLTIERGQKNQEILKQAQYSPIPVGEQVAMIYVSTKGFMDKVPVNKARAFQKEFSTLMKSQHADLIAQLAAGKFDDELTGKIGTIAKEVAKNFEVK, from the coding sequence AACAGAAGCTGAACTCGAAGAAATTGGAACTGTACTACAGATTGGTGACGGGGTGGCTCGAATCTACGGTTTGACTAAAGCACAATCAGGTGAGCTTTTGGAGTTCGAAAACGGACTCAAGGCTATGGTATTGAACTTGGAAGAGGACAATGTCGGAGCAGTGCTCTTGGGTGAGTCGTCAGCTGTAAAAGAAGGCGATACAGTCAAAAGAACGAAAAGAATTGCTTCGATTCAGGCAGGTGATGGCTTGTGTGGTAGAGTAGTAGATACGCTAGGAAATCCAATTGATGGAAAAGGCCCAATCGCAGGTGAATTATTCGAAATGCCATTGGAAAGAAGAGCTCCAGGAGTAATCTACAGACAGCCTGTCAACGAGCCTTTGCAAACGGGGATCACATCGATAGATTCGATGATTCCAATTGGTAGAGGCCAAAGAGAGTTGATCATCGGCGACCGTCAAACAGGTAAAACTGCGGTAGCGATCGATACGATCATCAACCAGAAGGAATTTTATGAAAACGGTGCTCCCGTATTTTGTATTTATGTTGCCATTGGACAAAAGGCGTCAACAGTAGCAGGTATCGTGAGTGCTTTGGAAAAAGCGGGAGCGATGGCATATACCGTAGTGGTGTCAGCATCTGCATCTGATCCAGCTCCTATGCAATTCTTTGCACCATTTACAGGTGCTGCTATTGGTGAGTACTTCAGAGATACTGGACGTCCTGCATTGGTAGTGTATGATGATTTGTCTAAACAAGCGGTCGCATACCGTGAGGTTTCTCTTCTATTGAGAAGACCTCCAGGACGTGAGGCATATCCAGGTGATGTATTCTATCTTCACTCAAGATTGTTGGAGAGAGCTGCCAAGATCAACAACAATGACAATATAGCGCAAGAAATGAATGACTTGCCAGAGTCATTGAAAGGAAAAGTAAAGGGAGGAGGCTCTTTGACGGCACTTCCGATCATTGAAACAGCAGCTGGTGACGTTTCTGCTTATATCCCAACCAACGTGATTTCTATCACAGATGGTCAGATATTCTTGGAGACCAACTTATTTAACTCTGGTATCAGACCAGCGATCAACGTAGGTATCTCGGTATCTAGGGTGGGGGGATCAGCTCAGATCAAATCAATGAAGAAAGTAGCAGGTACTTTGAAATTGGACCAAGCACAGTTCAGAGAACTAGAGGCATTTGCCAAGTTTGGGTCTGATCTGGATGCAGCTACTAGGTTGACAATCGAAAGAGGTCAGAAAAACCAAGAGATTTTGAAACAAGCACAATACTCTCCGATTCCAGTAGGTGAGCAGGTTGCGATGATCTACGTTTCTACCAAAGGTTTTATGGACAAGGTTCCTGTAAACAAGGCAAGAGCCTTCCAAAAGGAGTTTTCGACATTGATGAAATCACAACATGCTGATCTGATTGCTCAATTGGCTGCTGGTAAATTCGATGACGAATTGACTGGTAAGATCGGAACAATTGCAAAAGAGGTAGCTAAGAATTTTGAAGTAAAATAA
- the recJ gene encoding single-stranded-DNA-specific exonuclease RecJ, giving the protein MDKKWVIKDKADSKLVDSLQSSLRIDRIICDLLAQRGICTFEEAKDFFRPDLSSLHDPFEMKNMGIAVERLTQAIFSDEKILIYGDYDVDGTTSVALAYGFLKSFSSNIFTYIPDRYTEGYGVSKKGMQWAIDHHVGLIITLDCGIRAVETITMAADNHIDTIVCDHHLPGPILPPAVAILDPKQHDCSYPYKELSGCGIGYKLLEGFCVQNGIDNSQLLQYLDLVAVSIASDIVPITGENRTLAYFGLKKLNAAPLPGLNALIKKGGLQAPLSISNVVFGIGPRINAAGRISHANAALNLLIQESEPEAIVFAEKLNLENEERKSYDESITKEALSLIAEDQSDKHTTVLYKKTWHKGIIGIVASRCIEHYYKPTIILTESNEMITGSARSVDDFDIYSAIEACSEHLEQFGGHKYAAGLTMKKSKLKEFKMLFEQKVSECITEEHKVQKIHIDLEIHLKDITPNFNNILKQMGPFGPGNMQPVFISRGVELKTEARILKEKHLKLAVFQGDSQVFDAIGFGMSDATDKIGGLFDLVYTIDENNFRGETSLQLMLKDIRVAE; this is encoded by the coding sequence ATGGATAAGAAATGGGTAATCAAAGACAAAGCTGATTCCAAGCTGGTCGACTCACTACAGTCATCATTGCGTATAGATAGAATCATTTGTGACCTGCTGGCACAAAGAGGCATCTGTACATTTGAAGAAGCAAAAGATTTCTTCAGGCCCGATCTATCTTCTCTCCACGATCCCTTTGAAATGAAAAACATGGGTATTGCTGTAGAACGGTTGACCCAAGCCATATTCAGTGACGAAAAGATTCTCATCTATGGTGACTATGATGTAGATGGGACCACCTCAGTAGCGCTTGCATATGGTTTTCTCAAATCATTTAGTTCCAACATCTTTACTTATATACCAGATCGCTACACCGAAGGCTATGGAGTATCTAAGAAAGGCATGCAGTGGGCCATTGATCACCATGTTGGACTGATCATTACACTGGACTGTGGTATCAGAGCTGTGGAGACCATCACCATGGCTGCCGACAATCATATTGACACGATTGTATGTGATCATCATTTGCCTGGTCCAATTCTTCCTCCAGCAGTAGCAATCCTTGACCCCAAGCAGCATGATTGCAGTTATCCATACAAAGAACTCTCGGGCTGTGGGATTGGATACAAACTGCTAGAAGGTTTTTGCGTCCAAAATGGGATAGATAATAGTCAATTGCTTCAATACTTAGATCTGGTTGCTGTGAGTATCGCATCCGATATCGTACCGATTACAGGAGAAAACAGAACGCTGGCCTATTTTGGATTGAAAAAACTCAATGCAGCACCACTTCCTGGATTGAATGCGCTGATCAAAAAAGGAGGGCTGCAAGCTCCTCTATCTATTTCCAATGTAGTATTTGGGATCGGCCCTCGAATCAATGCTGCTGGTAGAATCAGCCATGCTAACGCCGCACTCAACCTGCTGATCCAAGAATCCGAGCCAGAAGCCATCGTATTTGCCGAGAAACTGAATTTGGAAAACGAAGAAAGAAAATCATATGACGAGTCCATCACCAAAGAAGCCTTGTCATTGATTGCAGAAGATCAAAGTGATAAGCATACCACCGTACTATATAAGAAAACATGGCACAAGGGCATCATTGGTATAGTTGCCTCTCGCTGCATCGAACACTACTATAAACCCACCATCATCCTCACCGAATCAAATGAAATGATCACTGGCTCTGCCAGATCTGTAGATGACTTTGATATCTACTCAGCTATAGAAGCTTGTAGCGAACATTTGGAACAGTTTGGTGGACATAAATATGCTGCTGGATTGACGATGAAGAAGTCTAAGCTCAAGGAGTTCAAAATGCTATTCGAACAAAAAGTGAGTGAGTGCATCACTGAAGAACACAAAGTTCAAAAAATACATATTGACCTTGAGATTCATTTGAAAGACATCACGCCCAATTTCAACAACATCCTGAAACAAATGGGGCCGTTTGGTCCAGGTAACATGCAGCCAGTTTTCATCAGCAGAGGAGTTGAATTAAAAACCGAAGCAAGAATCCTAAAAGAAAAACATTTAAAATTAGCCGTGTTTCAAGGAGACAGTCAGGTGTTTGACGCGATTGGTTTTGGCATGAGCGACGCTACAGACAAAATAGGCGGCTTATTTGATCTGGTGTACACGATAGATGAAAACAACTTTAGAGGTGAGACCTCACTCCAACTGATGCTGAAAGACATCAGAGTTGCAGAATAG
- the atpG gene encoding ATP synthase F1 subunit gamma has protein sequence MANLKEVKNRIQSVKSTQQITSAMKMVAAAKLKRAQDRITQLRPYSQKLTGILQNVSSTLGGEIENVYGEKREVEKVLLVVVSSDRGLCGAFNNNVFKATANVIKEKYSYEQKHDGVFILPIGKKSFDFFSKRKYQVIGDYCNMFQELSFDVAREAAEYVMKSFKDGKYDKVEIVYNEFKNVATQVVRTEEFLPIESVAPVKTDATNKSRDYIFEPSAEYVVSELIPKSLKIQFYKAVLESNASEHGARMTAMGQATDNAGELLKALKLTYNRTRQAAITKEILEIVGGAEALADN, from the coding sequence ATGGCTAATTTAAAGGAAGTAAAGAATAGGATTCAATCTGTAAAATCAACTCAGCAGATAACGAGCGCTATGAAAATGGTGGCTGCTGCAAAGTTGAAACGTGCGCAAGACCGTATCACGCAGTTGAGACCTTATTCACAAAAACTGACAGGCATTCTACAGAATGTTTCATCCACACTAGGTGGTGAAATCGAGAACGTATATGGCGAGAAGCGAGAGGTAGAGAAGGTACTGTTGGTTGTTGTGTCTTCTGATAGAGGATTGTGTGGTGCTTTCAACAACAACGTGTTCAAGGCAACTGCCAATGTGATCAAGGAGAAATATTCCTATGAGCAGAAGCACGATGGTGTGTTCATCCTTCCTATCGGTAAAAAGTCATTTGATTTCTTTTCAAAAAGAAAGTATCAGGTAATAGGTGACTATTGCAACATGTTTCAGGAGCTATCATTTGATGTAGCCAGAGAAGCTGCGGAGTATGTCATGAAGTCATTTAAGGACGGTAAATACGATAAAGTAGAAATTGTCTACAATGAATTCAAGAACGTAGCGACTCAGGTAGTAAGAACGGAAGAGTTTCTTCCAATCGAATCTGTGGCTCCTGTGAAGACTGATGCGACAAATAAAAGCAGAGATTATATCTTCGAACCATCTGCGGAGTATGTGGTGAGTGAATTGATCCCAAAATCCTTGAAAATACAGTTTTATAAGGCAGTTTTGGAATCAAATGCCTCTGAACATGGCGCTCGAATGACCGCCATGGGTCAAGCGACTGATAATGCTGGCGAATTGTTGAAGGCTTTGAAATTGACTTATAACAGAACACGTCAGGCTGCAATTACCAAAGAGATCTTAGAGATCGTAGGTGGTGCGGAAGCTTTGGCAGACAACTAA
- the lptB gene encoding LPS export ABC transporter ATP-binding protein produces the protein MQLRAENLIKKYKKRTVVKGISVTVNQGEIVGLLGPNGAGKTTSFYMITGLIKPNEGHIYLDDEDITELPMYKRAKKGVGYLAQEASIFRKLTVEENILSVMEMRDIPKQLQKEKVEYLLEEFSLTHVRKNMGGVLSGGERRRTEIARALAIDPNFVLLDEPFAGVDPIAVEEIQSIVAQLKNKNIGILITDHNVNETLSITDRAYLMFEGSLLKSGTAEDLAADEQVRRVYLGRNFELKRKI, from the coding sequence ATGCAACTAAGGGCTGAAAATTTAATCAAGAAATACAAAAAACGCACGGTAGTAAAAGGTATCTCTGTGACCGTCAATCAAGGAGAAATCGTCGGTCTACTTGGACCCAATGGTGCGGGAAAAACCACCTCCTTCTATATGATCACTGGCCTGATCAAACCTAATGAAGGGCACATCTATCTGGATGATGAAGATATCACCGAACTGCCCATGTACAAAAGGGCAAAAAAAGGAGTCGGTTATTTGGCTCAAGAAGCCTCCATCTTCAGGAAACTCACAGTGGAAGAAAACATCCTCTCCGTCATGGAGATGAGAGATATTCCAAAACAACTACAAAAAGAAAAAGTTGAATACCTACTTGAAGAATTTAGTCTCACACATGTACGCAAAAACATGGGCGGAGTACTCTCTGGTGGTGAAAGAAGACGTACCGAAATCGCTCGTGCACTCGCTATTGACCCTAACTTTGTCTTACTAGATGAACCATTTGCCGGAGTAGATCCTATTGCAGTGGAAGAAATTCAAAGCATCGTAGCACAGCTGAAGAATAAAAACATTGGGATTCTCATAACCGACCACAACGTAAATGAAACTTTGTCTATCACGGACAGGGCATATCTGATGTTTGAAGGGAGTCTGCTAAAATCAGGAACTGCTGAAGACCTAGCTGCCGATGAGCAAGTACGTCGTGTATATCTAGGTCGAAATTTTGAACTGAAGCGAAAAATATAG